One genomic window of Hyalangium gracile includes the following:
- a CDS encoding glutamate synthase subunit beta produces the protein MGKPTGFMEWSRVPAPKREKQERIHDSREFVLPLAPDEAKRQAGRCMDCGVPFCQQGCPLGNPIPDFNEAVYRGRWKAAFLALTSTNNFPEFTGRLCPAPCEAACVLSIDQSPVTIEQMEKEIAERAFAEGWVQPQPPARRTGKRVAVVGSGPAGLAAAVQLNRAGHSVTLYERDDRLGGLLRYGIPDFKMEKGILDRRLAIMEAEGVEFRTGVDVAKAPGYRALREQHDAVVLAIGARRARELEVPGRELAGVVQAMEYLEHQNRVVAGLATLEPRWNAEGKRVMILGGGDTGSDCLGTALRQGARSVTQVELLPAPPMTRAANNPWPLWPLVFRTSSSQEEGGERDFGLMTKHLSGTDGRLEKLHAVKVRLERQANGSTRLVELPGSEVTHEVDLLILAMGFTGPDTTQLQEELGVRLTPRGAVQVDSRFATSAEGVFCAGDANRGASLIVWAISDGREAARACDEWLSGTASALPTRGRDASFG, from the coding sequence ATGGGTAAGCCGACCGGATTCATGGAGTGGTCCCGCGTGCCCGCGCCCAAGCGGGAGAAGCAAGAGCGCATCCACGACTCGCGCGAGTTCGTGCTCCCCCTGGCTCCCGACGAGGCGAAGCGGCAGGCGGGGCGCTGCATGGACTGCGGTGTGCCCTTCTGTCAGCAGGGCTGTCCGCTGGGCAATCCCATCCCGGACTTCAACGAGGCGGTCTACCGCGGGCGTTGGAAGGCGGCGTTCCTCGCGCTGACCAGCACCAACAACTTCCCGGAGTTCACCGGGCGGCTGTGCCCGGCGCCGTGCGAGGCCGCGTGCGTGCTCTCCATCGATCAGAGCCCCGTCACGATCGAGCAGATGGAGAAGGAGATCGCCGAGCGCGCCTTCGCGGAGGGCTGGGTCCAGCCTCAGCCGCCAGCGCGTCGCACGGGCAAGCGGGTGGCGGTGGTGGGCTCGGGGCCGGCGGGGCTGGCGGCGGCGGTGCAGCTCAACCGGGCGGGCCACTCCGTCACGCTGTACGAGCGGGACGATCGGCTTGGCGGACTGCTGCGCTACGGCATCCCGGACTTCAAGATGGAGAAGGGCATCCTGGATCGTCGGCTGGCGATCATGGAGGCGGAGGGAGTGGAGTTCCGCACCGGCGTGGATGTCGCGAAGGCGCCCGGCTACCGCGCGCTGCGTGAACAACATGACGCGGTCGTGCTGGCCATCGGGGCGCGGAGGGCCCGGGAGCTGGAGGTGCCGGGGCGTGAGCTCGCGGGCGTGGTGCAGGCGATGGAGTACCTGGAGCACCAGAACCGGGTGGTCGCGGGGCTGGCCACGCTGGAGCCTCGGTGGAACGCCGAGGGCAAGCGGGTGATGATCCTCGGCGGTGGAGACACGGGCTCGGACTGCCTGGGCACGGCGCTGCGACAGGGCGCGCGGAGTGTCACGCAGGTGGAGCTGCTCCCGGCTCCGCCGATGACGCGAGCCGCGAACAATCCCTGGCCGCTCTGGCCGCTGGTGTTCCGCACCTCGTCCAGCCAGGAGGAAGGCGGCGAGCGCGACTTCGGGCTCATGACGAAGCACCTGTCCGGGACCGACGGACGGCTCGAGAAGCTCCACGCGGTGAAGGTGCGGCTCGAGCGGCAGGCGAACGGCTCCACCCGGCTGGTGGAGCTGCCCGGCTCCGAGGTGACGCACGAGGTGGATCTGCTGATCCTCGCCATGGGCTTCACGGGGCCGGACACGACGCAGCTGCAGGAGGAGCTCGGCGTCCGGCTCACGCCTCGAGGCGCGGTGCAGGTGGATTCGCGCTTCGCGACCTCGGCGGAGGGCGTGTTCTGCGCGGGCGACGCGAACCGGGGCGCAAGCCTCATCGTCTGGGCCATCTCGGACGGACGAGAGGCCGCGCGGGCCTGCGATGAATGGCTCTCCGGCACGGCCTCCGCGCTGCCCACCCGAGGCCGGGACGCCTCCTTCGGCTGA
- the gltB gene encoding glutamate synthase large subunit, producing the protein MSHVPGRYGLYEPETEHDACGVGFVVHIKGEKSRGIVDDALELLNRLSHRAAAGRDPETGDGAGILVQLPHRFFEREAARLRIDLPPRRQYAVAQIFLPSEPYERSRCESILEEVVAEEGQRFLGWRDVPVAPEHLGPLAREVAPVIRQLFVARRRVVPSAFERKLYRIRKLAENRVRELGVDRWGRFHVASFSAETIIYKGLLLPRQLPLFFEDLRHPEFVSALALVHSRFSTNTFPTWELAQPFRYIAHNGEINTLSGNRNWMNARRGLLQSARFGGSLEPLYPLIVPGKSDSAQFDNMVELLHLGGRTLPHSMMMMIPEAWEGHATMNDERRAFYEYSSSLMEPWDGPAAIAFTDGQLIGATLDRNGLRPARYLITEDDRLILASETGVIDVPPSQVRRKGRLTPGRMLLVDTAERRILEDEEVKEDIAGRWPYRRWLERNVFTFDDLPNRPAPARLSGDELWRLQRAFGYTDEDARLLLQPMGETGKEPVGSMGTDTPLAVLSDQAPSLFSYFHQLFAQVTNPPIDPIREALVMTLSTALGPEGNTFEETPDQCHRLSLPGPILTNGHLAKLASIRDEGVFETRVLSLTYPLEWGEEGLEIAVERLCDNAVAAVDSGASILVLSDRGVDATNAPIPTLLALSAVHQRLVRDGIRMYAGLVVETAEAREVHHFACLFGYGASAVNPYLALDTLRAMAEAGELQVDHEKAQENFIHAIEEGLLKVMSKMGISTLQSYRGAQLFEAVGLERSLIEKHFTGTASRVQGVGLRELGREVQERHTRGFGPATGSEEGLLPSGGQYQWRRRSETHKWNPATLAKLQAAVRANDAAVFAEYSRLADDETRELCNLRGLLDVVTEGRAPVPLDEVESATEIVRRFVTGAMSFGSISAEAHETLAIAMNRIGGRSNSGEGGEEAHRYTPDENGDSRRSAIKQVASARFGVTTEYLVNAEELQIKIAQGAKPGEGGQLPGHKVDERIARVRWSNPGVTLISPPPHHDIYSIEDLAQLIYDLQSVNPAARVSVKLVSEVGVGTIAAGVAKAGAGCVVISGYEGGTGASPLSSIKHAGLPWELGLAETQQVLVHNGLRERIRVQVDGGLRTARDVLIAALLGGEEFGMATASLVAVGCVMLRKCHLNTCSVGIATQDPKLRERFQGKPEHVVNFFFLVAEDLRRQMAAMGVRRLDELVGRVDLLRQRPGSTHWKAQRVSLAALLEPPRAPETEPRRCRTPQRKDVSDHLDHELLKHARATLDGGAPTMLVRPVSNTHRAVGAMLSGEIARSQGSRGLADGQIRIKLQGSAGQSFGAFLTGGVTLELEGDANDYLGKGLSGGRIIVYPPSGSRFAPEENVLVGNTVLYGATAGEVYLRGMAGERFAVRNSGAQAVVEGVGDHGCEYMTGGVVVVLGRTGRNFSAGMSGGMAFVLDRERSFRQRCNLEMVELESLVDESEIWLVHGMIERHFQHTGSTLARRVLDNWELMVPQFVKVMPTDYKRVLQARRAARKTPTLAPQRRHAGGEG; encoded by the coding sequence ATGTCGCACGTCCCGGGGCGGTACGGGCTGTATGAACCCGAGACGGAGCACGATGCCTGCGGCGTCGGCTTCGTGGTCCATATCAAGGGAGAGAAGTCTCGGGGCATCGTCGACGATGCGCTGGAGCTGCTCAACCGGCTGAGCCATCGCGCCGCGGCCGGGCGCGATCCCGAGACCGGAGATGGCGCCGGCATCCTCGTGCAGCTGCCTCACCGCTTCTTCGAGCGAGAGGCCGCGCGGCTCCGGATCGATCTGCCGCCCCGCCGCCAGTACGCGGTGGCGCAGATCTTCCTGCCCTCGGAGCCGTACGAGCGCTCGCGGTGCGAGTCGATCCTGGAGGAGGTGGTGGCCGAGGAAGGCCAGCGCTTCCTCGGCTGGCGAGACGTCCCGGTGGCGCCCGAGCACCTGGGCCCCCTGGCGCGCGAGGTAGCGCCCGTCATCCGCCAGCTCTTCGTGGCCCGGCGCCGCGTGGTGCCCAGCGCCTTCGAGCGCAAGCTGTACCGCATCCGCAAGCTCGCCGAGAACCGCGTGCGCGAGCTGGGCGTGGACCGGTGGGGCCGCTTCCACGTGGCCAGCTTCTCGGCGGAGACCATCATCTACAAGGGCCTGCTCCTGCCCCGGCAGCTGCCGCTCTTCTTCGAGGATCTGCGGCACCCGGAGTTCGTGAGCGCGCTGGCGCTGGTGCACTCGCGCTTCTCCACCAACACCTTCCCCACGTGGGAGCTGGCGCAGCCGTTCCGCTACATCGCCCACAACGGCGAGATCAACACGCTGAGCGGCAACCGGAACTGGATGAACGCCCGCCGCGGGCTGCTCCAGTCGGCCCGGTTCGGCGGCAGCCTGGAGCCGCTCTACCCGCTCATCGTCCCCGGCAAGAGCGACTCGGCCCAGTTCGACAACATGGTGGAGCTTCTCCACCTGGGCGGGCGCACGCTGCCGCACTCGATGATGATGATGATCCCGGAGGCGTGGGAGGGCCACGCCACCATGAACGACGAGCGGCGCGCCTTCTACGAGTACTCCTCGTCGCTGATGGAGCCGTGGGACGGGCCCGCGGCGATCGCCTTCACGGACGGCCAGCTCATCGGCGCCACGCTGGACCGCAACGGCCTGCGCCCGGCGCGCTACCTCATCACCGAGGATGACCGGCTCATCCTGGCCTCGGAGACGGGCGTCATCGACGTGCCCCCCTCGCAGGTGCGCCGCAAGGGGCGGCTCACCCCGGGGCGCATGCTGCTGGTGGACACCGCCGAGCGCCGCATCCTCGAGGACGAGGAGGTCAAGGAGGACATCGCCGGCCGCTGGCCCTACCGCCGCTGGCTGGAGCGCAACGTCTTCACCTTCGATGATCTGCCGAACCGGCCCGCGCCCGCGCGGCTGAGCGGCGACGAGCTGTGGCGGCTTCAGCGCGCCTTCGGCTACACGGACGAGGACGCGCGGCTGCTGCTGCAGCCCATGGGCGAGACGGGCAAGGAGCCGGTGGGCTCCATGGGCACGGACACCCCGCTGGCGGTGCTCAGCGATCAGGCGCCGAGCCTCTTCTCGTACTTCCACCAGCTCTTCGCGCAGGTGACCAACCCGCCCATCGATCCGATCCGCGAGGCGCTGGTGATGACGCTGAGCACGGCGCTCGGCCCCGAGGGCAACACCTTCGAGGAGACGCCGGATCAGTGCCACCGCCTGTCGCTGCCGGGCCCCATCCTCACCAACGGGCACCTGGCCAAGCTGGCCTCCATCCGCGACGAGGGCGTCTTCGAGACGCGCGTGCTCTCGCTCACCTACCCCCTGGAGTGGGGCGAGGAAGGGCTGGAGATCGCGGTGGAGCGGCTGTGCGACAACGCCGTGGCGGCGGTGGACTCGGGGGCCAGCATCCTCGTGCTGAGTGATCGCGGCGTGGACGCCACCAACGCTCCCATCCCCACCCTGCTGGCGCTGTCGGCGGTCCACCAGCGGCTCGTGCGCGACGGCATCCGCATGTACGCCGGCCTGGTGGTGGAGACGGCCGAGGCCCGCGAGGTGCACCACTTCGCCTGCCTGTTCGGCTACGGCGCCTCCGCGGTGAACCCGTACCTGGCGCTGGACACGCTGCGCGCCATGGCCGAGGCGGGTGAGCTCCAGGTGGACCACGAGAAGGCCCAGGAGAACTTCATCCACGCCATCGAGGAGGGGCTGCTCAAGGTGATGTCCAAGATGGGCATCTCCACGCTGCAGTCCTACCGCGGCGCGCAGCTCTTCGAGGCGGTGGGCCTGGAGCGCTCGCTGATCGAGAAGCACTTCACCGGCACGGCCTCGCGGGTGCAGGGCGTGGGCCTGCGGGAGCTGGGCCGCGAGGTGCAGGAGCGCCACACGCGCGGCTTCGGTCCGGCGACGGGCTCCGAGGAAGGCCTGCTGCCCTCCGGCGGCCAGTACCAGTGGCGCCGCCGCAGCGAGACGCACAAGTGGAACCCGGCCACGCTGGCGAAGCTCCAGGCGGCGGTGCGCGCCAACGACGCGGCCGTGTTCGCCGAGTACTCGCGGCTGGCGGATGACGAGACGCGCGAGCTGTGCAACCTGCGCGGTCTGCTGGACGTGGTGACGGAGGGCCGCGCCCCGGTGCCGCTGGACGAGGTGGAGTCGGCGACCGAGATCGTCCGGCGCTTCGTCACCGGCGCCATGTCCTTCGGCTCCATCAGCGCCGAGGCGCACGAGACGCTGGCCATCGCGATGAACCGCATCGGCGGGCGCTCCAACAGCGGCGAGGGCGGCGAGGAGGCCCACCGCTATACGCCGGACGAGAACGGGGACTCGCGGCGCAGCGCCATCAAGCAGGTGGCCAGCGCGCGCTTCGGCGTCACCACCGAGTACCTCGTCAACGCGGAGGAGCTACAGATCAAGATCGCCCAGGGCGCCAAGCCCGGCGAGGGCGGCCAGCTGCCGGGCCACAAGGTGGACGAGCGGATCGCTCGGGTGCGCTGGTCCAACCCGGGCGTGACGCTCATCTCCCCTCCCCCGCACCACGACATCTACTCCATCGAGGATCTGGCGCAGCTCATCTATGACTTGCAGTCGGTGAACCCGGCGGCGCGGGTGAGCGTGAAGCTGGTGAGCGAGGTAGGCGTGGGCACCATCGCCGCGGGCGTGGCCAAGGCCGGCGCCGGGTGCGTGGTCATCTCCGGGTACGAGGGCGGCACGGGCGCCTCGCCGCTGTCCAGCATCAAGCACGCGGGCCTGCCGTGGGAGCTGGGCCTGGCGGAGACGCAGCAGGTGCTGGTGCACAACGGCCTGCGCGAGCGCATCCGGGTGCAGGTGGACGGCGGCCTGCGCACCGCGCGGGACGTGCTCATCGCCGCGCTGCTGGGCGGCGAGGAGTTCGGCATGGCCACCGCGAGCCTCGTGGCGGTGGGCTGCGTGATGCTGCGCAAGTGCCACCTCAACACCTGCTCGGTGGGCATCGCCACCCAGGATCCCAAGCTGCGCGAGCGCTTCCAGGGCAAGCCCGAGCACGTGGTGAACTTCTTCTTCCTGGTGGCCGAGGATCTGCGGCGGCAGATGGCGGCCATGGGCGTGCGGCGCCTGGACGAGCTGGTGGGCCGGGTGGATCTGCTGCGGCAGCGGCCCGGCTCGACGCACTGGAAGGCCCAGCGGGTGAGCCTCGCGGCGCTGCTGGAGCCGCCACGTGCTCCGGAGACCGAGCCTCGGCGCTGTCGCACGCCTCAGCGCAAGGACGTGTCGGACCACCTGGATCACGAGCTGCTGAAGCACGCGCGCGCCACGCTGGACGGGGGCGCCCCCACGATGCTGGTGCGCCCGGTGAGCAACACCCACCGCGCCGTCGGCGCGATGCTCTCGGGCGAGATTGCCCGGAGCCAGGGCTCGCGCGGGCTGGCGGACGGGCAGATCCGCATCAAGCTGCAGGGCTCGGCCGGCCAGAGCTTCGGCGCGTTCCTGACCGGCGGCGTCACCCTGGAGCTGGAGGGCGACGCCAACGACTACCTGGGCAAGGGGCTCTCCGGCGGACGCATCATCGTCTACCCGCCGTCGGGCAGCCGCTTCGCGCCCGAGGAGAACGTGCTGGTGGGCAACACCGTCCTCTATGGCGCCACGGCCGGCGAGGTGTACCTGCGCGGCATGGCCGGCGAGCGCTTCGCGGTGCGCAACAGCGGCGCCCAGGCCGTCGTCGAGGGCGTGGGGGACCACGGCTGCGAGTACATGACGGGCGGCGTGGTGGTGGTGCTCGGGCGCACGGGGCGCAACTTCTCCGCGGGCATGAGCGGCGGCATGGCGTTCGTGCTCGATCGGGAGCGCTCGTTCCGCCAGCGCTGCAACCTGGAGATGGTGGAGCTGGAGTCCCTGGTGGACGAGTCGGAGATCTGGCTCGTGCACGGGATGATCGAACGCCACTTCCAGCACACGGGGAGCACGCTGGCGCGCCGGGTGCTCGACAACTGGGAGCTGATGGTGCCGCAGTTCGTGAAGGTGATGCCCACTGACTACAAGCGCGTGCTCCAGGCCCGCCGCGCGGCCCGCAAGACGCCCACGCTGGCGCCGCAGCGCCGCCACGCCGGGGGGGAGGGCTGA
- a CDS encoding alanyl-tRNA editing protein gives MASTERLYFSDPFLHRFSGRVISHAMWNGAPSLVLDRTAFYPEAGGQMADRGVLGGFAVKDVQADDAGVVHHVLELPEGKGLPELGAELAGEIDKARRRVHMALHTGQHMLSRALVDVANAHTVSARLGETLCTIDVDLDVLDEAKVAEAEELCNAVIDDDVRIRSFFPTPEELADLPLRRKPKVTENIRVVQIGDFDVSPCGGTHCTGSAQVGMIRVVGVERYKGKGRVVFSAGRRARGELWQEAGTLRGLSRSFTCGPSEVPVVIEKLRRDLTDAREALGAARAKLADQAAVELVAALEKSPDNRVVAVLDGAGPESLRAIAARLTSRPESVVLLAGRAPEGLAVLIARGSGSSFGCGAFLKRLAEAAGGRGGGRPEHAEGRLPPGTDFPALVASLLG, from the coding sequence ATGGCTTCCACCGAACGTTTGTACTTCTCCGATCCCTTCCTGCACCGCTTCTCCGGGCGCGTGATCTCGCACGCGATGTGGAACGGAGCTCCGTCGCTCGTCCTCGATCGCACGGCCTTCTATCCAGAGGCCGGAGGGCAGATGGCCGATCGCGGAGTACTCGGCGGCTTCGCGGTGAAGGACGTGCAGGCGGATGACGCGGGCGTCGTGCACCACGTGCTGGAGCTCCCCGAGGGGAAGGGGCTCCCCGAGCTGGGCGCGGAGCTGGCGGGGGAGATCGACAAGGCGCGGCGCCGCGTGCACATGGCGCTGCACACCGGCCAGCACATGTTGTCGCGCGCACTCGTGGACGTAGCCAACGCGCACACGGTGTCCGCGCGTCTGGGCGAGACGCTCTGCACCATCGACGTGGACCTGGATGTGCTCGACGAGGCGAAGGTCGCCGAGGCGGAGGAGCTGTGCAACGCCGTCATCGATGACGACGTGAGGATCCGCTCCTTCTTCCCCACGCCGGAGGAGCTGGCGGACCTGCCGCTGCGCCGCAAGCCCAAGGTGACGGAGAACATCCGCGTGGTGCAGATCGGCGACTTCGACGTGTCGCCGTGCGGAGGCACTCACTGCACGGGCTCGGCGCAGGTGGGGATGATCCGGGTGGTGGGGGTGGAGCGCTACAAGGGCAAGGGCCGCGTGGTGTTCTCCGCGGGTCGCCGTGCGCGGGGCGAGCTGTGGCAGGAGGCCGGCACGCTCCGGGGCCTGAGCCGCTCCTTCACCTGCGGCCCGAGCGAGGTGCCAGTGGTCATCGAGAAGCTCCGCCGCGATCTCACCGACGCGCGCGAGGCGCTGGGCGCGGCCCGGGCGAAGCTGGCCGATCAGGCGGCGGTGGAGCTGGTCGCCGCGCTGGAGAAGTCTCCGGACAACCGGGTGGTGGCCGTGCTCGACGGCGCGGGCCCCGAGTCGCTGCGGGCGATCGCGGCGAGGCTCACGTCCCGGCCGGAGTCGGTCGTGCTGCTGGCCGGCCGTGCTCCCGAGGGCCTCGCGGTCCTGATTGCCCGGGGGAGCGGTTCGAGCTTCGGGTGCGGCGCCTTCCTCAAGCGCCTGGCCGAGGCCGCTGGAGGACGCGGAGGCGGTCGACCCGAGCACGCGGAGGGGCGTCTGCCGCCGGGGACGGACTTCCCGGCGCTCGTAGCCTCGCTGCTCGGCTAG
- a CDS encoding ribosomal maturation YjgA family protein, translating to MRLSAAVFAPVEPARQRGKLVPLLLVLPVLGMASRSSAIALPAFVAAYAGDTLWTAMLYVTLLFAWPGLSVSRAVGLAVGISFLVELSQLYQAPWIDAVRAHRLGALVLGRGFLGSDFVCYTVGGLLAGGVDGLLAWRRSVE from the coding sequence ATGCGCCTCTCCGCCGCCGTCTTCGCTCCCGTGGAGCCCGCGCGCCAGCGGGGGAAGCTCGTGCCGCTGCTGCTCGTGCTGCCCGTCCTGGGGATGGCCTCGCGCTCGAGCGCCATTGCCCTGCCAGCCTTCGTGGCGGCCTACGCGGGAGACACGCTGTGGACGGCGATGCTGTATGTGACGCTCCTCTTCGCCTGGCCCGGCCTCTCCGTCTCCCGGGCAGTGGGACTGGCGGTGGGGATCTCCTTCCTCGTGGAGCTCAGCCAGCTCTACCAGGCACCCTGGATCGACGCGGTGCGTGCCCACCGGCTCGGCGCGCTGGTCCTGGGAAGGGGGTTCCTCGGGTCGGATTTCGTCTGCTACACCGTGGGAGGGCTCCTGGCTGGGGGAGTGGATGGGCTGCTTGCCTGGCGGAGGAGCGTGGAATGA
- a CDS encoding MBL fold metallo-hydrolase has translation MLTEVQAGPYTIRGISVAGVYTSLQVPELSVVLDAGVPLRSFSTTDHIFLSHGHSDHASSLGALLGIRGLMGKHSPAQVFLPAEIESAVLESLEALGRLHRSAVSFKTIPLLPGETRKVYRDIWVRAFRTHHAGPSLGYQFFRRITKLKPEYQTLPGEEIGRLRREGVPELFDEVERLELAYATDTLSRVLESAPSIMESRVLILECTYLDQKFTVEETQERLHTHLDEIIARADRFQNEALVLMHFSQAYGPERVHDIIRQRVPPALLERVRVFAPSTSHWFG, from the coding sequence ATGCTGACCGAAGTGCAGGCCGGGCCGTACACCATCCGAGGCATCTCGGTAGCCGGCGTGTACACGTCGTTGCAGGTCCCCGAGCTGAGCGTCGTGCTGGACGCGGGAGTGCCCCTGCGGAGCTTCTCGACGACCGACCACATCTTCCTGAGCCATGGCCACTCGGATCACGCCAGCTCGCTGGGCGCGCTCCTGGGCATCCGGGGGCTGATGGGCAAGCACTCGCCTGCCCAGGTGTTCCTCCCGGCGGAGATCGAGTCAGCGGTCCTGGAGTCGCTCGAGGCGCTCGGCCGGTTGCACCGGTCCGCCGTCTCCTTCAAGACCATCCCGCTGCTCCCGGGAGAGACGCGCAAGGTGTACCGCGACATCTGGGTGCGAGCCTTCCGGACGCACCATGCGGGCCCCTCGCTCGGCTACCAGTTCTTCCGCCGCATCACGAAGCTGAAGCCGGAGTACCAGACGCTCCCCGGCGAGGAGATCGGCCGCCTGCGGCGCGAGGGCGTGCCGGAGCTGTTCGACGAGGTCGAGCGACTCGAGCTGGCGTACGCCACGGACACGCTGTCGCGAGTGCTGGAGTCGGCGCCCTCGATCATGGAGAGCCGGGTGCTGATCCTCGAGTGCACCTACCTGGATCAGAAGTTCACGGTGGAGGAGACGCAGGAGCGCCTGCACACGCACCTGGACGAGATCATCGCGAGGGCGGATCGGTTCCAGAACGAGGCGCTGGTGCTGATGCACTTCAGCCAGGCGTATGGGCCCGAGCGCGTGCACGACATCATCCGGCAGCGGGTGCCGCCGGCGCTGCTGGAGCGGGTCCGGGTCTTTGCCCCCAGCACCAGCCACTGGTTCGGCTGA
- a CDS encoding phospholipase C/P1 nuclease family protein: MRSVKLACTATVLLLLLGAPSRAEAFAVECHQALTGAALDTARGSKARALLQAHRGAVVHGATAEDLNLHVKWTGWHHFYFPEGSLDTAIRRASDARVRELWEEAMEAARHGDLERAFDRAGHLAHHVQDMASPPHVVPVNHGLTDRFERYGVRTSLARAPVRDVAPLPGDEAQRALARETLAAVRTESVSTPHGPIPWSAFWAEPERHDAGTFGHYGAEAGNAFGANTVHWHGRRYRIAPADYSAFMDARVSSAVAYTRAFLEWASERFAEAASAEPVALRGFRPAPELSLQVLGGVTRDSRGTTPTLGLRAALPLPRSLKLSVDWTRRVGGAGASSGAGGGSLSVLSPPLWAARPGYPLGLDLRACVGVGLFPWEGQRRVGLPLGLRANASLGRPFTVSAEVLYQGLKPPDAAWAHGVAFTLGMGLAWGDR, encoded by the coding sequence ATGCGTTCCGTGAAGCTCGCCTGCACCGCCACCGTGCTGCTCCTGCTCCTGGGGGCCCCTTCGCGCGCGGAGGCCTTCGCGGTGGAGTGCCACCAGGCCCTCACCGGGGCCGCGCTGGACACGGCGCGAGGCTCGAAGGCGCGAGCCCTGCTCCAGGCCCACCGTGGCGCGGTGGTGCACGGCGCCACGGCCGAGGATCTCAACCTCCACGTGAAGTGGACCGGCTGGCACCACTTCTACTTCCCGGAGGGCTCGCTCGATACGGCGATCCGGCGGGCCTCGGACGCGCGGGTCCGCGAGCTCTGGGAAGAGGCGATGGAGGCCGCCCGTCACGGCGACCTGGAGCGTGCCTTCGATCGTGCGGGGCACCTCGCCCACCACGTGCAGGACATGGCCTCTCCGCCCCACGTGGTGCCGGTGAACCATGGCCTCACCGATCGCTTCGAGCGGTACGGTGTCCGCACCTCCCTGGCCCGAGCCCCGGTTCGCGACGTGGCGCCGCTGCCCGGCGATGAGGCGCAGCGGGCGCTCGCGAGGGAGACCCTGGCCGCGGTGCGCACCGAGTCCGTGAGCACCCCCCACGGGCCCATCCCCTGGAGCGCCTTCTGGGCCGAGCCCGAACGCCACGACGCCGGCACCTTCGGCCACTATGGCGCCGAGGCCGGCAACGCGTTCGGCGCCAACACCGTGCACTGGCACGGGCGCAGGTACCGGATCGCTCCCGCGGACTACTCGGCCTTCATGGACGCCCGGGTCTCGAGCGCCGTCGCCTACACCCGAGCCTTTCTCGAGTGGGCGAGTGAGCGCTTCGCTGAGGCAGCCTCCGCCGAGCCCGTGGCGCTCAGGGGCTTCCGCCCCGCGCCGGAACTGTCCCTGCAGGTGCTGGGGGGTGTCACCCGGGACTCCCGAGGAACCACGCCCACTCTCGGCCTGCGTGCTGCGCTGCCCCTGCCACGCTCGCTGAAGCTGTCGGTCGACTGGACCCGCCGTGTGGGCGGCGCTGGGGCTTCCTCCGGGGCCGGGGGAGGCTCTCTCTCCGTGCTCTCGCCTCCGCTATGGGCGGCCCGGCCGGGGTACCCGCTGGGACTCGATCTGCGCGCCTGCGTGGGCGTCGGACTGTTCCCGTGGGAGGGGCAGCGGCGTGTCGGGCTCCCGCTCGGGCTGCGCGCGAACGCGTCACTGGGGCGCCCGTTCACCGTGAGCGCGGAGGTGCTCTACCAGGGCCTCAAGCCTCCCGACGCGGCCTGGGCGCATGGTGTCGCTTTCACCCTGGGCATGGGTCTGGCCTGGGGCGACCGGTAG